The following are encoded together in the Cicer arietinum cultivar CDC Frontier isolate Library 1 chromosome 2, Cicar.CDCFrontier_v2.0, whole genome shotgun sequence genome:
- the LOC140919446 gene encoding exocyst complex component EXO70B1-like, translated as MELVKAYIQDKGGLVGKFDFVMDTLPLRKIHNLHEIVKLMVCAGYEKECSDVQAVVNLENENEKEQYLDTMFDRWMIALEVAMTILFPIEQQLCDHAVAYGRVSKWHLFKMLDIFEHLSNLIPKFHSLFADSSLLNEAIAVQNIIGEASRDNFMEMHNFIVSPYGHPHQITVEIMSYLAAACISRPIL; from the exons ATGGAGCTAGTGAAGGCATACATTCAAGATAAGGGTGGATTAGTCGGTAAGTTTGATTTCGTGATGGATACTCTACCATTGCGAAAGATACATAATCTCCATGAAATTGTGAAGTTGATGGTATGCGCTGGGTATGAGAAAGAGTGCTCCGATGTAC AAGCAGTGGTTAACCtagagaatgaaaatgaaaaagagcAATATTTAGATACCATGTTTGATAGATGGATGATTGCTTTAGAGGTAGCTATGACGATATTGTTTCCCATTGAACAACAACTCTGCGATC ATGCAGTTGCTTATGGGAGGGTTTCCAAATGGCATTTATTCAAAATGCTCGATATATTCGAGCATTTGAGTAATCTAATTCCGAAATTTCATAGTTTGTTCGCTGATTCATCATTATTGAACGAAGCAATCGCGGTTCAAAACATAATTGGAGAAGCTAGCAGAGACAATTTCATGGAAATGCACAATTTTATTGTTTCGCCTTATGGTCATCCTCATCAGATCACTGTCGAGATCATGAGTTACCTGGCTGCTGCCTGCATATCTCGGCCGATACTCTAA